TCCAGATTCCATATCGACAAATCCATTTCCTTCATCTCAAATCTATAAATATGATGGGTTGAGAGTGCGATGGATGTTCATCAACTCTGTTagtttatcaatttttaaaagcGTAGAAAGATTCTCAAAAATTTCTTCCTCCGATGCTGTTGTTTCGCACTCCACTTTTGACGCTCTCCGCCTCCGAAAATCTGGCCAGTTTATTGTTGCTTGTCTTCTCCGTTGGATCTCGAGGACCTACGAATGGTAAGAACTAAAAACGATCAACTGGACTAACTAATGAGAATATATTCTCAATTAAATTGAAGTTCATGTCTCATATGTCGTGTATGAATGTTGCTTGCAGTTGGTTGACATGTTACTCTCTCGGGTAATGTGGGATTAGTTTGCttgctcttcctcctcttcggGTACGTATCTCATGCACCCCAATTCTCCATTGCAATCATTTCTCCATCTTTACTAATGCGATCACATTGAATATGTTGATTAGGAAAGGATCCCATCGTCATTTAGACAAAAGGTCTGGCTTTCTATTCCCGATCCCGCCAAGAAAAAGTCCATCTTCCTAGAGAGTTATTACAGTGATTTGAGCAAGACCACAAGCAACACGGCAGATGGATCATGTGAGTTTGATCTTATTCAAATtctcaagttttttttgttcttcagGGAAACCGATgtattttatttgcatttaatTTTCTACATTATGTTACACGCCCATTATTAACCAGAAACAGCATACTGGCGTTGAAGGTCCAAACCTTCCTCTGTGCCTTGAAGACTCCATTGTTAGTTAACCTTTGAATCAAAATAAGTGCAGCGGCTACAATGCACATGCCTCGAGAAGGCTCAAACTACAATGACACCTCTATGCAACAGAGTCTGCTATTTTCTTAAGGTAATATTCAAAAATCTTGAAACTGAGTAATCTTCACAAGTCTTGTGACTGATCAACGCTAAATTCTTTCCATGTTTCAACGAATTATCAACGAGAAGAGGTTTATTAGTATGACATCTTTGTTTTACAGGATCTGAAGAATCTGAGAACACGGCTGTATTCAGCAGTTAAGTACTTCGAACTATCCTACACAAACGATGGAGACACACAATCGTCAGTGAAACTTTATTCTTCTTAATTGTTATtagacttttttatttatttgcaaAGCTTATACGTGTGTATGCAGAGTCGTGGGTACACAAAAAGATTATGCGATAAAGGCTCTGGTAAATACAGCTGACCATTTGGGCTCTGTTACATACGAAGCCAATGAATATGTCGATGAAAAGGTTGATCAAGTAGCTGGAACCGAGCTACGAGTAGCTTGCATCGAtcaggtatatatatatcaacaaacTGGCCTTTTTCTAATCCTCCTGCTTCTAGCTGGTAATCAATACGTATTCCACATGACCGAGGTTGTCTCATCTTACCTTTAACTTGATTTAACAGTGTTAATAGCAATAAAACCTTGAccgtattttttttcttacataaaCCAGAGGGTGAAAAGGCTCTTGGGGGGATCTCTAAGCAGAACAAGCACCATCATCTGCTAGCGTGATTGGGGATTCTCCCAGCAACGCCAAGGAAGTTGATGAAGCGAATCAGCCAAGCTTGGTTGAGAAAGACAAGAGTCGCAAGCGCCTCCTTTAGTGATTGGTAAAAGTCCAGCAAACCGTCAACCCCACTTAGCTTTCCTGCGTTTTCACTTTTCTAAATTgctatgtttttcaatttctgagttttgttattgttttcaaatttctgCAAACTATCACCTACTTGGTTAGTATTtactttttgattaaattatggGGAAGGTTGACGAGTATTAGAATTTATGGTGTCCACTTATGCACTTCATTTTATCATGCAGTACAAATTCATACGTGCCGTAACTTTGACAACACATTAACCTCAATGAAAAAAACACTGGTAGAGTCAGTTACAAATGTGGGATATTAACACAAAAATATTGAAAGGGTTTGTATAAATGTAATGGCCACCGTAGCTGGAGTCAAAATTTAATACGCACTAACAGTTATATTGTAGAAGAAATCATGATcattcatcatcttcaccaAGTTAATACATTCACGTTCAAATACTATGGAATCAAAACCTCTGAGATATAATATTTGTACCACAACAAGTAATGTAAGTGCTTCAACCTCCAATGCAGAAGATGTCATCCCCAAACACAAACTGCCCCAAAAAATAGCCTCACCATTGGAATTACGAACCGTGTCCATCCTGCTTTGACGAGATCCTCCACAACACTTCCTATAACATTTTCAAAGTATTACGTACGACGCATCTGATTGTCAACatccccgcgcttgcgcggggctCCGCCACTAGTTATTAACAAggtaacagttttttttttcttttttttctgacaTCAACAAGTTAACAGTTAATATCAGGACGTGTAAGagtaacaaacaaataaaaccaCAAAAAGTTGATACAATGTTAAATCTTAAATTACTATATATGCAAATAAAACCACAAAAAGTTGATACAATGTTAAATCTTAAATTACTATATATGCATGCATGGCTTTGTTTTATGCAAAGATAAGTCGCAAGAATCACGTGTTGATGAGGAAATATAATAACTCAGATTTAATATCCATTCATGACATAGTAAATTTTCAACAACTTATGACCATGACCctttttgtctctctctctctaaatatttgtaaataacgGTGTACGTGTTAAAATATACACCTAAAGTTTTGTAAAGATGAGAAGGAAAGCGCAATGCTGAATTTCTATTTCTCGTTGAACAACAATGTCTCCTTTAAAACAAGCTTAGAATCAGATTCAACTTCAGTATGTGATGAGTTTTTCGCACTACACCTTCTCCATAAGCTTGAACTGCTGCTTTCTTCAACATTTGTGGGTGTCTGGTTCTTGCTCTCGACGTAATGAAGACAGACTTGGACAGCATCGTGTACTCTCACAAAGCACCATTCTTTGCCAAAAAGCTCCACAATCCCTGATCTTGCTAGAGTCAAGAGAACCTCTTTGTTCGGATTTGAAATCGCAAGCTGCTCCATTGAAAACCAACACAATCATCACATAGGCTTTTCCAAAATTAGAAGAAGCAAGTTACTAAAAATGAAGGATGATGATTACCTGAATGTCCCTTGTTTTGTATTCCTCGTACAGTTCTTTCAAGGCTTCTACGGCGCTTGAGTCTATGTATGTGACAGCTGCGTTACATCCAAACTATCAATACCCATTAATGTAAGGTTTGAACTTTGGATCAGATAAAGTTGGGGCTTACGAGACATTTCCAGGATAAGAAAGTAGATCCTCTCCACCTCGGGTCCTTTATTAGTGTGTTTATCAAAAGCTACTTCATATTCTCTTAGCCTGCGACAGAGTTGTGTTTAATTCTCTGTGGGATAATAATACAAGGCATGTCCGAAACCAAATGTCACTTTCACCTGTCCTTGATGTAGCTTATGTTGGCAAAATATATGGGAGCGTCTATTCGAACAATCACAATCCCATTGTAAGTGTACGCTTCTGGATACTGCTTCATGTTTCTGTACACAGTGGTTCCTGGAAGACGGCCCAAAACAGCTGCCAAACATATGTAATGGAACGTAATCAAGAAGATGACTTAATACCATTCCAAGAAGAACATTAACTCACCAATATGAGGGTTTGCAGACTCGTGTATAACAAATGCAAGTGAAAAACCGACCTGAAATGCCAAGCATTGTAACCTTTGTAAGTCCTTACTTCATTGCACAACTCATAGAGATTATCCTATCATCACTCCTTTCGATAACAAAGAGATATATGATGGGCTGCAGAGGTAAAACTAAGTGAATCTGAACATACTTACACCAACGAGGACTCCGATCTCTATTCCAAAGAACAGAGTAGTGGTGCTAGTGATGGTCCAAAGAGTAAAATCTCTCTTGTCCACACGCCACAGGAAAATAGCCCCTTCATAGTCCACCTAAAATGGTAGACATCCAGAAAGATTAAATGTGAATATAGTTGCTCAGTAACCAAAAGGCAGTATTATACATGTTCTGGTGGGTTGATTTGAACTTACCAAGCCACTAACAGCAGGGATCACTATTGCAGCTAAAGCACACTGTGAATTTTGACAAACAGTCTTGAGTTAGAAGCCAGATTTTAGTTTCAGAATTTATAAGGACTTTAAGTGAAGTAGCCTACCTGtggtatatatttaaacacTGGGGTCAAGAACAGTAGAGAGCATCCTATGATGATCCCTGTTATAAGACCTGATAGACCAGTCTTCGCTTCGCTTTCGCTAATAACCGCTGACCTAGAAAAGGATCCTATAATGATATAGTCAGGGAATCAATCATCAAACTCAAGGTATAGCTTAGAAGTCAGAGtcatcatttttttgaatttatcaaagGTAACACATAACATATTGTCACTGGTGGCTTTACTCATCTCAAGATTCAAGATCACATACCTGTAGTCGGATATGCAGAAAATAATGATCCAAATATATTAGCAACACCAAGACCAAACAACTGTCAAGTCACAGGAGAAACAATTGGAACTCTCAAACCAAAGCAACCATAAGATGTTGAGATCAAAAGAACAAGCAGAACAACATTTTATGTTAACAACTGGGACACCACTTGATTTTCTTTATTCATTAGTGTTATTACCTCTGAATTTGAATCCAACTCGTATCTGTTTTTCGCTGCTAGTGCTTTGGCAATACCTACAGATTCCTAGATTAAAAAAAGTTGAACTAGCACATCAGTCGAATCAGTACATATTGTCAGAACATACAAACTGCATCTGAACCTAGTCAAGAAACTCTCTTCTGCTTCTCAAGAGGTCAGACTACTCTTATATCTCAGTCATATCCAACAATTTACAGATTTTTAAGGTTAAGTTCAGTTGCATTTCGCCTATGTCTACTTGGAGGAAGTGTATGAAGGTTATATCTCACCAGGATGGCCACACCAGTGATGAGTGCCGCTGTTGGAAGCAATAATTTTGCATGATCAAAACTTTTTGGTAAAGAAAACTTTGGAAGGCCTTGAGGTATATCTCCCACCTGAAACATCCTAAAAACTTTGCAATTACTACAAACACTTAAACAGCTATGCAGCTTCAGTGAAGAATCTGACCAGTGAGATGGAAGGTGAATGGAACACTTTCGCAATGGTCGTACCAAGAGCAAGCCCTGTGAGCGGCCCTGCTGCTCGTATAAACTGGAGTTCCTTGTTTGCTTTTCCCTGCCACGAAACATCATGCCTTAGCATAATAAACGTAATTAGGGAAAACAAGAACTAGCATAGGAAAGAACAAGACGCATACCACATGCTTCATTACTAGGAGGATCACCAGAATGGTAGATCCCAACAAGAAAGGTGGCCACTTAAACTGCAAAACGAAACCCAGGGGAAGTTAGACACAAGAGGTCTAAGGAGGTTGGCAAAAGAGCAGAGTATTCTAAAGTCAACTCAGGCGAAAAGAACAAGGCTTTCACCTGATCAGCTCCAGCTATTACACTCTCAACAAGTGGGACAATCTTGCTGCTCCGGGAAACGTTGTACCCCAGAAAGTATTTCAATTGGGATAATCCAATCACAATAGCTGAAGCAGTTGTAAATCCAGAAATGACCGAGTGACTTATGAAACGAATAAGCCATCCAAGCCTGTGTTGGAAACACAAACAAACGGTTTGTTTCTAATACTTAGAATACATACAGGTCATGCCAAGCACAAGTAAGCTAAAAGAGTGAAGAGAAGACTATAATATACCTTAAAAAACCCATGATGCACTCAAATATTCCAACAAGAAGTGCCAACAAAATGGCGAGCTCAGTGTATAGCTCTTCAGATGGATCAACGATTCCACCCAAAGCGTTGGAGACGAGAAGAGAGACCAATGCTACAGGTCCAACTGCAAGCTGGCGAGATGAGCCGAATACGGCATACACAAACACCGGCACGAATGAGGAGtctacaaacaaaacaaaatgaacTGAGCTTATCCTGTTACATTAATGAATTCATAAAAAGGTCTGAATCAAAATGAACTCACATAAGCCATATATTGGTTGAAGCCCAGCTAACTTCGCATACGACATTGACTGCTCAATttcatgaaaaaaacaaaagttatccGAAGAACAAAGATAGACTTGTAAgagaatcaaacaaaacaaaaacaaaaactaagaaACAGAGATTACCTGGGGCACAAGCATAATACCAACGGTGATGCCAGCCATGAGATCAAGCTTAAAGTACTGATGCCACCGGTAATTTCGAATCCAAACGAAGCAAGGAAATAACGTATCCAACCAGTCGAAGAACGTCATACTCTTGATCTTCGCCGTCCATCCGGAGAAAAGTTCATGGAAGGGAATGGATGGACGGCGAGGACCATCATCAGAAGAGGTGGAATCGGGATGCCGTAGAGGAATGACCTTAACAGGAATagccggagaagaagaagaggaggaggcggTGGTGGTGAAAGACATCGGAATTGGGTGGGGGTAGAGAGATCAAATGTGAAGAAGAGCGACGTATCACTGATTGTAGCATGAAGAAACAGAGAGCAAAACGTAGTGCCAGAGAGGAAGGATGAGGACGCAAAGCCGGCTACATTCATTATGGTATGTGTATATAATATGACAACGTGTCTTACTAATCACTATGCTTACTGTTTTGTTATAAGCCTTTGACTCCACATTTTAAGTATGCAACATAATGTGATTAGGTGTTGTTCGATGCTGGTGACTAGGCTGGACGTTTTAAccaaaaaccgaaccaaattttataaatagttcCTATATTTATGTCCTATTattcgaaataacaaaaataaaaataaacact
The window above is part of the Brassica napus cultivar Da-Ae chromosome C3, Da-Ae, whole genome shotgun sequence genome. Proteins encoded here:
- the LOC106397620 gene encoding probable sulfate transporter 4.2, which gives rise to MSFTTTASSSSSSPAIPVKVIPLRHPDSTSSDDGPRRPSIPFHELFSGWTAKIKSMTFFDWLDTLFPCFVWIRNYRWHQYFKLDLMAGITVGIMLVPQSMSYAKLAGLQPIYGLYSSFVPVFVYAVFGSSRQLAVGPVALVSLLVSNALGGIVDPSEELYTELAILLALLVGIFECIMGFLRLGWLIRFISHSVISGFTTASAIVIGLSQLKYFLGYNVSRSSKIVPLVESVIAGADQFKWPPFLLGSTILVILLVMKHVGKANKELQFIRAAGPLTGLALGTTIAKVFHSPSISLVGDIPQGLPKFSLPKSFDHAKLLLPTAALITGVAILESVGIAKALAAKNRYELDSNSELFGLGVANIFGSLFSAYPTTGSFSRSAVISESEAKTGLSGLITGIIIGCSLLFLTPVFKYIPQCALAAIVIPAVSGLVDYEGAIFLWRVDKRDFTLWTITSTTTLFFGIEIGVLVGVGFSLAFVIHESANPHIAVLGRLPGTTVYRNMKQYPEAYTYNGIVIVRIDAPIYFANISYIKDRLREYEVAFDKHTNKGPEVERIYFLILEMSPVTYIDSSAVEALKELYEEYKTRDIQLAISNPNKEVLLTLARSGIVELFGKEWCFVRVHDAVQVCLHYVESKNQTPTNVEESSSSSLWRRCSAKNSSHTEVESDSKLVLKETLLFNEK